Within the Nitrospira sp. genome, the region TTGGATTACCGCCGAGTGGAGCCCGATTTGCCAGTTTTGCAGCAAGCGGCCCTCGAATCTCGGCCGGACCTTCGGCAGCGTCGTCTGGCGCGCGCGCAACGCTTGGCCGATTTGAAACTGGCCAAGGCCTATCGGTATCCTGACGTGACGGTAGGAGCCGGCTATGCCATTCAAGGCTCTCAAGGTCCGGACAATCCCCAACAGTTGGGACTGGGGGTCGGGGTGCCGCTACCGCTGTTCAATCGCAATCAGGGTGGTATTGCCCAAAGTGAAGTGGATGTGGCCGTTGCCGATGCCGAGCTGCAGAAGGCTCTGCTCGAGATCGAGAATCAAGTCGACATCGCGTATCGGAATTTGATCCAGGCTCGGACGTTGGTCGAAGCCTATCAGACGGGCGTGCTCGACGACGCGCGGCAGACGTTTACCATCGTGGAACGGGCCTACGAGCGCGGGGGGGCGACGATTTTGGACCTGCTCGATGCGGCGAGGACCGCGCGGGCGATACAATTGAATTATCTCGAGTCCTTATTCTCCTATCAGAGAAACGTGTTTCGTCTCGAAAATGCCATCGGACGGGAGCTGAGCACGTGAAACGATGGATCGCGAACGTGTGTGTGGTCCTCGCCCTGCTGCTCACTGGATGCGGCCGGGATGACAGTCCCGGCATGTCGAACGCCTCCGCGACGACGGCGCCAGGAGACCATCCGGCCAAACCAGCCGGTCCCAGCAAGCGGATCGAGGTGGCGGAAGTGGCCGTCACGACCGAACATCCGGAACTGCTCCTGTCCGGGAAGATTGCGTACGGGGACGACCGGTATTCCCGCATTTCCTCGCCGCTCGTCGGACGAGTGATCGAGGTGCGTGCCCACCTCGGCGATCACGTCAAAGCCGGTGACGTGTTGCTCGTGATCGACAGTCCGGAAATTACGGAGGTGTACTCGGATTATGTGAAAGAATCGAGCGAACTGGAGTATTCGGCTCGTGCCTACGAGCTGGCGAAAGATCTGTACGAAACCAAGGCGCTTCCTCAAAAAGATCTCAAACAGGCTGAAAATGACCTTATCAAGGCCAGGGCTGAGTTCAGGCGTGCCAAAGAACGACTGTTGTCTCTGCGCGTACCGGCATCCGAAGTCGAAAAGCCGCTGGCTCAACAGCGGATCACCTCTCGGTTTGAATTGAAGAGCCCCCTCGAGGGGACGGTCGTGGAACGCGCGGTCACGCCGGGACAGTCGGTGGGGGGCGACCAGGTGTTGTTCACCGTCGCGGATTTGGAAAAACTTCAGGTGATCGCTGACGTCTATGAACGCGATCTCTCACTGGTGAAGGTCAGCCAGGTGGCGATGGTCCAGGTCGAGGCCTATCCCAAAGAGGACTTCCCCGCCGTGGTCGCGGCGGTCGGAGATCTGGTGGACCCGAACACGCGTACGATCAAAGTCCGCGCGTGGGTCACGAATACGGAGCATCGGCTCAAACCGGAAATGTTTGCGCGTCTGAAAATCGATGTGGGCGATGCGGGAAAGTTTCTGGCGTTACCGAAGGAGGCGGTGTTCGAAGTGGACGGGAAGCACTACGTGTATCTGGAGCAGCAGGCAAATCAATACGGCCGGCAAGAAGTGAAGGTCGCGACCATTTCGCCTGATCGAGTTCGAATCATAGAAGGATTGTCTCCCGGGCAACGGGTCGTCGTGAAGGGGGCCGTGCTCATCAAGGCTCAGGAGATCAACCAGTAGTGGTCTTGCCTCAGCGCCGCATCGCACCCACCGTCTCCCGTCTCCCATGATCTCACGCATTGTCGAGGTTTCACTGTCGCAGAGATTGTTGCTCTGCGCGCTTGGATTCGTCCTGTTTTTCGGAGGCCTGTACGCGTTCCACATTTTGGACGTCGTTGCCTATCCCGACCCCTCCCCGCCGATGGTCGAAATTATCACCCAATATCCCGGGTGGTCCGCAGAGGAAATCGAGCGTCAGATCACGATACCTCTGGAGGTCGCGCTCAACGGGATGCCCGGCTTGAGTGATATCCGCTCCCTGTCGATTTTCGGCTTGAGCGATATTAAGGTGTATTTTGACTTCGACACCGAATACTTCGTGGACCGCCAAGAGGTCCTCAACCGTCTGGACACGGTTACGCTGCCGCAAAATACCCAGCCCATGTTGTCGCCCTGGTGGGCCATCGCCGAGATCTATCGATACCAGCTCGTCGGGGGCGAGCACACCTCCCTGGCGGATCTCAAGGCGACCCAGGACTGGCTTGTGCGACGCGAATTTCGACGCGTTCCCGGTGTCATGGATGTGACGGCATTCGGCGGGGTCACCAAGGAGTATCACGTGGACGTGGATCCTGGAAAGCTGATCAGCTTCGGCATCAACCTGTCCCAGGTGATGGACGCGTTGTCCAATAGCAATGCAAACGTCGGCGGCAATTACCTCACGCTCGGGGCGCAAAATTACAACGTGCGTGGCGTCGGACTGATCGACAGCCTGGACGACATTCAAAACGTCGTCGTCTCCGAGAAGAATGGCACGCCCATTTTCGTGAAGAGTCTCGGTGACGTGAGCGTCGGCCATCGCGTGCGCCTCGGCAAAGTCGGCATTGACGGAGACGACGACGTCGTCGAAGGCGTCGTGTTGATTCAACGAGGGGTCAAGGCATTGACGGTGCTCGACGGAGTCCGGGCAAAAGTGGAAGAGTTGAACAAGTGGAAATTGCCGGAAGGGATGCGCGTCGACACCTTCTATGACCGGACGGTCCTGATCAATACGACGATCGAAACCGTGACCGACATTCTGTTGAGCGGAGTCGCACTGGTGTTCATCCTTCTCTGGGTGTTTTTGGGAAATCTGCGGGCGGCTCTGATCGTCGCGCTGACTATCCCGCTCTCGCTCCTGTTTACCTTCGCCATGATGGTCTTCATGGGACAATCGGCCAACCTGATTTCATTGGGGTCCATCGATTTCGGCATTATCGTCGATGCGACGCTGATCATGGTCGAGAGCATTTTTTTCCATCTCGCCCATGGCCATCGGCCGGGACTGACCGTGCCCCACCACGTCGTCCGTGCAGCCAAGCAGGTTGGGCGGCCGATCTTTTTCTCGACCGCGATCATCGTGGTGGCGTTCATTCCGCTGTTCACCATGCAAGGAGTACCGGGCAAGATCTTTGCGCCCATGTCGATCACCTATGGATTTGCACTGGTGGGGGCCTTATTGATGGCATTTACCCTGGCACCGGTGCTCTGCGTGTTGCTGCTGCAAGCACCGGTGAAGGAGGAGGACACCGTTGTCGTCAGAGGCGTGCGCCGGATCTATGGAGCCGTGCTTGGTGGGGCTTTGGAGAAGCCCCGGCTCACCATTTTGTTGGTGGCGGGATTGCTGGTTCTATCGATGGTTGCGCTGCAGTTCCTGGGCGGAGAATTCATGCCGGCTTTGGAGGAGGGCAATCTGTGGGTCCGGGCGACCATGCCCGTCGACATTTCATTCGAGCAGGCGGCACGCATCGCCGGTGACATACGACGCATGTTCAGCGAATCGCCGGAGGTGGTGTCCGTCGTCTCACAACTCGGCAGACCCGACGACGGGACGGATCCGACCAGTTTCTTTAACGTGGAGTTCTTGGCCAACTTAAAACCCGCTGACGAATGGCGCCACGGATTGACGAAGGAGAAACTGATCGACGAGATCGAGGTCCGGATGCAACAGGTCCCGGGAGTCATTTTTAATTTTTCTCAAGTTATACAGGACAATGTCGAAGAGGCCATGTCCGGGGTAAAAGGAGAAAACTCAATCAAGATTTTCGGCAGTGACCTCAAGGAAATGGAAGAAAAGGCGGTCGAGATCGAGCGGATCATGCGAGGCATTCGCGGCGTGAAAGACTTGGGAATTTTGCGGCTGCTGGGACAGCCGAATCTGGTGATCCAGATCGACCGTCAGGCCAGCGCGCGGTATGGACTTCAAGTGGCCGACGTGAATGCGGTCGTGCAGGCTGCCATTGGTGGCCAAGCGGTGACGCAAGTGTACGAGGGGGAGCGCCTGTTCGACTTGGTCGTCCGGTTTCTGCCGGAGTATCGGCAAGGCATGGAGGCGATCGGAAATATCCTGGTCAGCGCGCCGGACGGGGCGCGTATCCCGCTCAAGCAGATCGCGAACATTACGACCAAAACCGGGGCTTTCATCATCTACCGTGAAAACAACAGTCGATATATTCCGATCAAGTTCAGCGTGCGGGACCGCGATCTGGCCAGCACGGTGGAGGAGGCACAGGCCAAGATCGCCACGGGGGTGAAATTGCCCGACCGTTACCATCTCGAATGGGCAGGACAGTACGACCAATTAAAGTCGGAGCAGCGACGCTTGAGCGTGGTGGTTCCGCTGAGCTTGTTGATCATTTGGTTCCTCTTGTATACGGCGTTCGACTCGATGATCAACGCGACGCTGGTGCTTCTCGCCGTGCCGTTTGCCTTGATTGGCGGGGTGGTGACCCTCGTGGCGACCGGCACGCATTTCAGTATTTCGGCGGCCGTCGGCGTGATCTCCACGCTCGGTGTCGCGATTTTAGGGGGAGTCCTGTTGATCTCTCGAATCGAGGATCTACGAAAGCTCGGCCATACGCTGGAAGAGGCCGTCCGCATGGGGGCCGACAATCAGCTGCGCCCCATCCTGATGGCGACGTTGGGCGCGGCCATCGGACTATTTCCCGCGGCGATCGCAACGGGGATCGGGTCGCAGGCACAAAAGCCTCTGGCACGTGTGGTGGTGGGAGGGATGCTGACCGCGGCCGTGTTGATTCTCATCGTCCTCCCGGTCTTGTATCAAGTCGTGCATCAGCGGCTTCTGCGACGGTACCGGGACGAACCGCAAGAGGAGTAGACGAGGGAGGCAGGTCTGGAGGGTAACGCGGTCGCTGGACAGCGGCGGCAGGCATAGTGTAAGTCTGAAGCATGATGTTGACACGAGGAGCACGGTCATGATGAAGCGCGCGATCGGCTGTCTGAGCGTCGGCTTGGCTTTGGTGTTGGTCTGGGATCCTACTTTCCTTGTGCAGGCGCAGGCTCCGGAGACGCAGCCCTATGGATACGGAAGGCCCCCGCAGTCTCAATCCGCGCCGGACACATCGGTGCCGCAGAACACGCAGCCGTTGTCCGAAGAGGAGCTGAAGCGGGCCGAAGCCTTGCTCCCCATGCTGGAAGGCAAGCAGGAATATTGGGCGATGGGTGAATTCGTCCACCTTGGTTTGCCGGTTGTTCCCGTTTTGATCAAAGCCCTGAATATGCCGGGTCCTCGGGCCCGCTACAACGCGATTGAGACGATCGCGATGCTGAAGGCCACGGAGGCCGTGCCGGCACTGCTGGAACACGCGCGGCAACCCAATGAGATGCCTCGTATTCGAGAGCATGCGCTTCGAACGGCCATTCGCTTGGATTCGGCACGGGCCGCGGAGACGTTGGCGGTGATGGCGAAGGACGCTCATGACAGCGTGCGAAAAGCGGCCGCGTTCGAGGCTCGTTATGTTCGGCATCGGGACGTCGTGCCGATGCTGATCGACCTCCTATCGGATGATGAACGATACGTCGCCATTTCGGCCATCCAATCCCTCTGGCTGTTGACGCGCCACGAAAGCGAGATGCACGACTGGGAGACGTCCTCGAAAGCCGATCGGGAAGAGTGGTCGCAAGAGTGGCGGGAGTGGTGGAGTAGCGTCAAAGATGCATACGAGATGCCCCAGCCCACGCGGTCGCGGTCTTCTTCCTCGTAGGGCGGATTGTACGACCCCAAAATCGGCGTCGCGTTGCCCGGTTCTGACCGGCTGTGGTATACAGCCGAGGGTGCTCACGTAGTCGATTCACCCGAGAGACATAGATTGAGGTAACCATGGCTCTGCTTCCGATC harbors:
- a CDS encoding cation efflux system protein; translated protein: MISRIVEVSLSQRLLLCALGFVLFFGGLYAFHILDVVAYPDPSPPMVEIITQYPGWSAEEIERQITIPLEVALNGMPGLSDIRSLSIFGLSDIKVYFDFDTEYFVDRQEVLNRLDTVTLPQNTQPMLSPWWAIAEIYRYQLVGGEHTSLADLKATQDWLVRREFRRVPGVMDVTAFGGVTKEYHVDVDPGKLISFGINLSQVMDALSNSNANVGGNYLTLGAQNYNVRGVGLIDSLDDIQNVVVSEKNGTPIFVKSLGDVSVGHRVRLGKVGIDGDDDVVEGVVLIQRGVKALTVLDGVRAKVEELNKWKLPEGMRVDTFYDRTVLINTTIETVTDILLSGVALVFILLWVFLGNLRAALIVALTIPLSLLFTFAMMVFMGQSANLISLGSIDFGIIVDATLIMVESIFFHLAHGHRPGLTVPHHVVRAAKQVGRPIFFSTAIIVVAFIPLFTMQGVPGKIFAPMSITYGFALVGALLMAFTLAPVLCVLLLQAPVKEEDTVVVRGVRRIYGAVLGGALEKPRLTILLVAGLLVLSMVALQFLGGEFMPALEEGNLWVRATMPVDISFEQAARIAGDIRRMFSESPEVVSVVSQLGRPDDGTDPTSFFNVEFLANLKPADEWRHGLTKEKLIDEIEVRMQQVPGVIFNFSQVIQDNVEEAMSGVKGENSIKIFGSDLKEMEEKAVEIERIMRGIRGVKDLGILRLLGQPNLVIQIDRQASARYGLQVADVNAVVQAAIGGQAVTQVYEGERLFDLVVRFLPEYRQGMEAIGNILVSAPDGARIPLKQIANITTKTGAFIIYRENNSRYIPIKFSVRDRDLASTVEEAQAKIATGVKLPDRYHLEWAGQYDQLKSEQRRLSVVVPLSLLIIWFLLYTAFDSMINATLVLLAVPFALIGGVVTLVATGTHFSISAAVGVISTLGVAILGGVLLISRIEDLRKLGHTLEEAVRMGADNQLRPILMATLGAAIGLFPAAIATGIGSQAQKPLARVVVGGMLTAAVLILIVLPVLYQVVHQRLLRRYRDEPQEE